One Carassius carassius chromosome 20, fCarCar2.1, whole genome shotgun sequence DNA segment encodes these proteins:
- the xcr1b.1 gene encoding chemokine XC receptor 1, producing the protein MKVQPTTENQHEEYYYDNITNEPYGICIKKNAIQFATALTPIIFFIIVLFSCVGNTLVVWVLVKYENLKSLTNTFLLNLALSDLIFTFGLPFWAYYYMYGWTLGDPACKAVNFVFYTGYYSSIIFLTVLTIHRYMAVVHPMSVVMSRKSLHCYVPAILIWIISLCAAIPQARFNSVVYNAADEFMDAQNNSTTAVLLCDFAGEINWKLSSTYMQNSFFIIAFVIFAFCYTVILGRLLRPTSHTRRKTVQLILFIVVFFFLGWGPYNVAIFLDSLISWNISPFNDCKMSESIDYLMYVSRMVAFSHCCLNPVFYVFMGIKFRNHLKKMLFTYCKNNTETQNRHSRLIYSNGEEISMY; encoded by the coding sequence ATGAAAGTCCAACCAACCACTGAAAATCAGCATGAAGAATATTATTATGACAATATAACCAATGAACCCTATGGCATCTGTATCAAGAAAAATGCCATCCAGTTTGCAACAGCCCTCACTCCAATCATTTTCTTCATCATCGTTCTGTTCAGCTGTGTGGGAAACACTCTGGTCGTCTGGGTCCTTGTGAAGTATGAAAATCTGAAGTCCCTCACCAACACATTTCTGTTAAATCTGGCTCTCTCTGATCTGATTTTCACCTTTGGCCTGCCCTTCTGGGCCTACTACTACATGTATGGCTGGACTCTTGGAGATCCTGCTTGCAAAGCAGTTAACTTTGTGTTCTACACTGGATATTACAGCAGCATCATCTTCCTGACGGTTTTGACCATCCACCGCTACATGGCCGTGGTTCATCCCATGTCGGTGGTCATGTCTAGGAAGAGCCTGCACTGCTATGTGCCAGCAATTCTCATCTGGATCATCAGTCTTTGTGCTGCTATCCCACAAGCCAGGTTCAACTCAGTTGTGTACAATGCTGCTGATGAATTCATGGATGCTCAAAACAACAGCACCACTGCAGTTCTGCTCTGTGATTTTGCTGGTGAAATTAATTGGAAATTGTCAAGTACATACATGCAAAATTCCTTTTTCATTATTGCTTTTGTGATCTTTGCTTTTTGCTACACTGTGATCTTGGGACGGCTGCTTCGACCAACATCTCACACTCGTAGAAAGACGGTGCAGCTCATCCTCTTCATTGTGGTGTTTTTCTTCTTGGGATGGGGGCCGTACAACGTGGCCATATTTCTGGACTCTCTGATTTCATGGAATATCTCTCCTTTTAATGATTGTAAAATGAGTGAATCTATAGACTATTTGATGTATGTCTCTAGGATGGTGGCTTTCTCACACTGCTGCCTGAACcctgtgttttatgtttttatggggATAAAATTCAGAAACCACTTGAAGAAAATGTTATTTACTTACTGTAAGAACAACACAGAAACCCAGAATCGACACAGCAGGCTTATTTACTCCAATGGTGAAGAAATATCTATGTATTAG
- the LOC132095725 gene encoding chemokine XC receptor 1-like isoform X2 — translation MEFNSNSTYDNDSYEELIPMCEVDDYEKTTGVCYATIFCLSILGNGFLVCALTCYEDLNRATNLFMFCLALFDLLFTLTLPFWCVELLNHWVFGDVVCKIMTGAYFVGIYGSLILLTAMTLDRFVVVVVRSYWLTRSRRLNCSKAACIGAWILSLIACLRDSIAAKAQDVHIYKYSCQSPNTVDDKVGYYAQLILLFLVPFAIIVFCYTKIILTLMSTSTRQKYKTVILVLCIVIAFFICWGPYHIIIVLMSIYNFDSCEHYQLHIAFIVCRILAFSHCCINPALYIVRGKYRNLLSSLLFCSPELRQSGLYRGPTDPSDSRIHPYMNEGARENCEVQQTNTI, via the exons ATGGAGTTCAACTCAAATAGCACCTATGATAATGACTCATATGAAGAGTTAATCCCAATGTGTGAGGTTGATGACTATGAAAAAACGACTGGTGTGTGCTACGCCACGATCTTCTGCCTCAGCATCCTTGGTAATGGCTTCCTCGTGTGTGCGCTCACCTGCTACGAAGACCTGAACAGGGCAACCAACCTTTTCATGTTCTGTTTGGCTCTTTTTGACCTTCTGTTCACACTCACATTGCCTTTCTGGTGCGTGGAGCTTCTTAATCACTGGGTTTTTGGAGATGTTGTCTGTAAGATCATGACCGGGGCCTATTTTGTAGGCATCTATGGAAGCCTCATCCTTCTCACCGCCATGACCCTCGACCGTTTTGTTGTGGTTGTGGTCAGAAGTTACTGGTTAACACGAAGTAGAAGGCTCAACTGTTCAAAGGCCGCCTGCATTGGTGCATGGATCTTAAGTTTGATTGCTTGTCTGAGAGATTCAATAGCCGCAAAGGCACAAGATGTACATATCTACAAATACTCATGTCAAAGTCCCAATACAGTTGATGACAAAGTCGGATATTACGCTCAGCTCATTCTGCTGTTTCTTGTACCGTTTGCCATCATTGTTTTCTGTTACACCAAAATCATTTTGACCCTCATGTCAACATCGACCAGGCAGAAATACAAAACTGTGATACTGGTGCTGTGCATTGTTATCGCTTTCTTCATATGCTGGGGGCCCTATCATATCATCATTGTGTTGATGTCCATCTATAACTTTGATTCCTGTGAACATTATCAGCTGCATATTGCATTTATCGTCTGCAGGATTCTGGCATTTTCCCACTGCTGCATAAACCCGGCGCTGTATATTGTCAGAGGGAAGTACAGAAATCTCTTGTCAAGTTTATTGTTCTGCTCGCCTGAACTCAGGCAGTCGGGGCTCTACAGAGGACCAACGGATCCCAGCGACTCCAGGATTCATCCATACATGAATGAAGGAGCTCGAGAAAATTGTGAAGTGCAACAAACAAAT ACGATATAA
- the LOC132095725 gene encoding chemokine XC receptor 1-like isoform X1, whose product MEFNSNSTYDNDSYEELIPMCEVDDYEKTTGVCYATIFCLSILGNGFLVCALTCYEDLNRATNLFMFCLALFDLLFTLTLPFWCVELLNHWVFGDVVCKIMTGAYFVGIYGSLILLTAMTLDRFVVVVVRSYWLTRSRRLNCSKAACIGAWILSLIACLRDSIAAKAQDVHIYKYSCQSPNTVDDKVGYYAQLILLFLVPFAIIVFCYTKIILTLMSTSTRQKYKTVILVLCIVIAFFICWGPYHIIIVLMSIYNFDSCEHYQLHIAFIVCRILAFSHCCINPALYIVRGKYRNLLSSLLFCSPELRQSGLYRGPTDPSDSRIHPYMNEGARENCEVQQTNVSELNTLKIL is encoded by the coding sequence ATGGAGTTCAACTCAAATAGCACCTATGATAATGACTCATATGAAGAGTTAATCCCAATGTGTGAGGTTGATGACTATGAAAAAACGACTGGTGTGTGCTACGCCACGATCTTCTGCCTCAGCATCCTTGGTAATGGCTTCCTCGTGTGTGCGCTCACCTGCTACGAAGACCTGAACAGGGCAACCAACCTTTTCATGTTCTGTTTGGCTCTTTTTGACCTTCTGTTCACACTCACATTGCCTTTCTGGTGCGTGGAGCTTCTTAATCACTGGGTTTTTGGAGATGTTGTCTGTAAGATCATGACCGGGGCCTATTTTGTAGGCATCTATGGAAGCCTCATCCTTCTCACCGCCATGACCCTCGACCGTTTTGTTGTGGTTGTGGTCAGAAGTTACTGGTTAACACGAAGTAGAAGGCTCAACTGTTCAAAGGCCGCCTGCATTGGTGCATGGATCTTAAGTTTGATTGCTTGTCTGAGAGATTCAATAGCCGCAAAGGCACAAGATGTACATATCTACAAATACTCATGTCAAAGTCCCAATACAGTTGATGACAAAGTCGGATATTACGCTCAGCTCATTCTGCTGTTTCTTGTACCGTTTGCCATCATTGTTTTCTGTTACACCAAAATCATTTTGACCCTCATGTCAACATCGACCAGGCAGAAATACAAAACTGTGATACTGGTGCTGTGCATTGTTATCGCTTTCTTCATATGCTGGGGGCCCTATCATATCATCATTGTGTTGATGTCCATCTATAACTTTGATTCCTGTGAACATTATCAGCTGCATATTGCATTTATCGTCTGCAGGATTCTGGCATTTTCCCACTGCTGCATAAACCCGGCGCTGTATATTGTCAGAGGGAAGTACAGAAATCTCTTGTCAAGTTTATTGTTCTGCTCGCCTGAACTCAGGCAGTCGGGGCTCTACAGAGGACCAACGGATCCCAGCGACTCCAGGATTCATCCATACATGAATGAAGGAGCTCGAGAAAATTGTGAAGTGCAACAAACAAATGTCAGCGAGCTGAACACActgaaaatactgtaa